CCACCGAAGAAACCAGGGAGACTAGCGCATACTAAGGTAGTAAATCCCAAAAATTCACCGATAATAATATGCTTAGGACGAAAGCTGCGATTGACTTTTCCGAAAAAAGCTGTCAAATATAAATTGTCGTCAAAGGTGGTGGCAAAAGCGACAGAGATTCCAATAATTAATGTACTAATTAGCCAACTCATAATTGTTGCTCACGATAATTCAATGCTGTTATGTCCTAGTCCTTCTCTGCACCTCGCGGTGAGGGTAGATAAGGAGATTTCGCGACTGTTTTACCTAACGACAACCGATTGAGGTTCGCTAGTCATCAGCCAGTTCCCCAGTTTTTACAGGCGATTGCCTCTAATCAAATTGGTGATTTTTTTCTCAGCAAGGTACCTTGGGAGCTCATGAAGTCAATATTATGGCTTGCAACCCAATAAGAGCAAATACTCTTGTTTTTTAAAACGATAAATAAAGGTGATTGATAAACAGTCTATTTTATAGGTGTTGCTTTAGCGGGGCTGGCAAGGTTTTTAACAAAACAGACTGGCAGTTGGTTGCGTTTCATACTGAGTTAGTATCGGAGAAGTTTAAGAGCGTAGTTTACCGCCGTAGGCATCGCTCCTATTGAACAAGAGGCAAGAGGGCAGAGGGGCAAGGGAGATAAGTGGAGAGATTTATTCAATAATTCTCCCTTGTTTCCCTTGTTTCCCTTGTCCCCCTGCCTCCTTTATCAAAGACAGGCTAAAGTTTGAGATATTCTTGGCGGCTAGCGTTCAACATCGGTTAATATGACTAATTGCGCTCTGCCTTCGGGTTTAAAATTTACAGTAATGTTTTATGTTTAACTTGTAATTATGCTAACCAGTGTTGACCGTTTATTATTTGTCCGGCGAGTCCCGATTTTTAAGGAATTGCGGGATGATTTTATTGTGCGGCTCACTTCAGTGATGAACGAACTGTCATTTCCAGCTAATTACACCATCTTTCGCCAAGGAGAAGAAGGGCGATCGCTTTATATTGTCGTGTCAGGCCGGGTTAAAGTCCACATCGGCAATAAAATGCTTGCAGAGGTGGAACAGGGAAAATACTTTGGTGAAATGGCAGTATTTGATACTCAACCTCGTTCTGCCTCTGCAACAACTTTGGAACCTTGCGAATTTTTGGAACTGACGCAAGAGCAATTGTATGATGCGATCGAAGAAACTCCTGAAATTGCGGTGAATATCATTCGGGAGTTATCCCGTCTAATTCGTAAGTTAAATGACGATATGAATTTATCGAACTCACGTTGAATTAAACCCAAAACCTCCTACCACAGTCAATTCACTCCGTCGAACTCACGTTAAATAGGCTTAAAATCCTTACTAATGACAAATGACAGCCTTAGCCAGTTAGCTTTAATTGCGCCGACCTACTTATAAGTTCTACATTCTTTAAGAAACTGTTGGGGAATTTCTACACTTCTCCCCCAATGCAGATGAACATAAGAAGCATGAACATTTGCAGGAAAACCCCATCCCTCGCATCCCATATTTTCATCACAATCGTAGCGAGAAGTTTCAAATAGCGGCTTAGTGGGAGTTAAGGTTAAATGAGAACGATGAAATTCATGTCCGTGAACAGTTGTACCTGCCTTCACTAACAGATTATCTTGCAAAGCTACTGCACGACGATAGCCCAGAGTTAAACGCGCACCCATGACAGCAGATGTCGGTAAAACTCCCGTCATCGCCCAAGATTTACCCTCAAAATCGATAATTTGCTCACATAAATACATTAATCCTCCACATTCAGCGATCGCAGGCATTCCTTCTAGAATTGCTGTTTTCACTCCATCACGAACGCTGGTATTTTCTGCTAGTTGCTGGGCAAAAACTTCTGGGAAACCTCCCCCAAAATACATTCCCTGGACATCTTTTGGTATTGCAGCAGCTTCTAAGGGACTCCAGAAAACAAGTTCTGCACCAAGCTGTTGCAGCAAATCGAGATTGTCTTGGTAATAAAAATTAAAAGCGCGATCGCGGGCAACTGCAATTCTGATGGAGGAGGGGGAATGAGGCGGATTAGGGGGATGAGGAAGAGGTTGTGATTTTAACAGGGGTAATAAGTTTTGCCAATCGAAGCAGGTATCTCCTAAATCGGCGAGGCGATCGATTAAAGCATTGAGTTCGGGAAGTTCTGCTGTGGGTACTAAACCCAAATGGCGATCGGGAATTGTGATGTTATCTTGACGGCGCAACACGCCGAGAATAGGTAATTGTAAGGGTTTTAGGGCATCTTTGAGGAGAGAGAGGTGGCGATCGCTTCCCACGCGATTTAATACTACCCCAGCTATTTTAATTCGGGGGTCAAAAGATTGGTAGCCGTGAGCGATCGCAGCTACAGAACCAGACAAGCGACTGCAATCAATCACCAACACCACAGGTAAATCTAAAAGCCGTGCAATGTGTGCCGTACTTGCAAAGTCAGTAATTTGTCCTTTGTCATTAGTCATTAGTCCTTTGTCTTCTGCAAATGACAAAGGACTAATGACTAATGACGAAATTCCATCAAATAATCCCATTACCCCTTCTACTAGGGAATATTCAGTCAGTTGACTATGACGGGCAAAACATTGCTGAACGTAGGTTTCTGAAGTCAACACTGGGTCTAAGTTGCGACAAGGACGACCAGTTACGTGTTGATGAAACATCGGATCGATGTAGTCTGGGCCTACCTTGAAAGATTGCACCAAGCGATCGCGACGACGTAAAGATGCTAAAAGGGTAAGCGTGACAGTTGTCTTGCCCACCCCACTACGTTCTCCAGCAATGATTATAGACATGGATAATTGTTGATTAGGCAGTTAATTGCTGGGGTTTGACACGACATAAGGCGAGTTAATTGCTGAGGCTTGGTTAGAACTAACCAATGCTTGGTAGATAAAAGCTGCTACCTGAGCGCGAGTAGCGGTTGCGGTTGGATTCAGGGACTTGACATTAGGATAATTCACGACGATTTGCTTTTGGGTTGCAGCTGCGATCGGTCTACGGGCATAGCTAGCGATGTTAGAGGCATCGTTGAAATATTTCAGAGTGTTTTCGGTATTGCCACCAGAAGTATATCCCAGACCGTTGGCGAGGGAAACCAAAACCTGCTGGCGGGGAATAGCCTGGTTAGGTTGAAAACGATTACCGGGATATCCAGATAAAAAACCAATGGTATAGGCTTGCCCAATTGCACTGTATGCCCAATAGTTGCTAGGCACGTCAGCAAAATTGATCGCCTGTCTCTGCTGTGATTTAGGGAAAGCTTTGTTGACCATAGCGGCAAATTGAGCGCGTGTCACGGGTTCTTCAGGGCGGAACCTACCATCAGGAAATCCAGCAATTACGCCTCGCTGTGACAATTGTTGAATAAATTGTGCCGCCCAATAGTTAGATGAAACATCAGAAAAAGCAATTTGAGCTAAAGATAGCGGGGAGCATCCTACTTGGGTGGGTTTCCCTTGGAAACTATAAGTCACTGACTCACAAAGCAAACCTGCGGAGTTAGATTCTACATAAGTCCGCGTTGGTGGATTTTGTTTATCTAGCCGCGATATCCAATCGTTAGATATTTTTTCGAGAGTGGGATACTTTTTTAAAATCTGTGAGTCTGCAACAATATCGTGAGGTCCTTTAACACTTACCTTAGAACTATTAAGGTATATATTATAATCATAAACAACATTTTTATTTTTATTATTGCTATTAACCTCTTTGCCAGGGTAAGCATAGAGAATATT
The Nostoc punctiforme PCC 73102 genome window above contains:
- a CDS encoding cyclic nucleotide-binding domain-containing protein, translating into MLTSVDRLLFVRRVPIFKELRDDFIVRLTSVMNELSFPANYTIFRQGEEGRSLYIVVSGRVKVHIGNKMLAEVEQGKYFGEMAVFDTQPRSASATTLEPCEFLELTQEQLYDAIEETPEIAVNIIRELSRLIRKLNDDMNLSNSR
- a CDS encoding cobyrinate a,c-diamide synthase; this encodes MSIIIAGERSGVGKTTVTLTLLASLRRRDRLVQSFKVGPDYIDPMFHQHVTGRPCRNLDPVLTSETYVQQCFARHSQLTEYSLVEGVMGLFDGISSLVISPLSFAEDKGLMTNDKGQITDFASTAHIARLLDLPVVLVIDCSRLSGSVAAIAHGYQSFDPRIKIAGVVLNRVGSDRHLSLLKDALKPLQLPILGVLRRQDNITIPDRHLGLVPTAELPELNALIDRLADLGDTCFDWQNLLPLLKSQPLPHPPNPPHSPSSIRIAVARDRAFNFYYQDNLDLLQQLGAELVFWSPLEAAAIPKDVQGMYFGGGFPEVFAQQLAENTSVRDGVKTAILEGMPAIAECGGLMYLCEQIIDFEGKSWAMTGVLPTSAVMGARLTLGYRRAVALQDNLLVKAGTTVHGHEFHRSHLTLTPTKPLFETSRYDCDENMGCEGWGFPANVHASYVHLHWGRSVEIPQQFLKECRTYK